The Chitinophagales bacterium genome has a window encoding:
- a CDS encoding TraB/GumN family protein — translation MNKILFCTFILLSTICGDKVYAQSKQADNRSLLWKISGKDMRQPSYLFGTIHMICKEQFIWTKAMEKSLEASEEVCMEMDMDDPSILMQIASGMIEGDGKKLQDHFTEEEYKLVEKYFADSLDIDITMFAGMKPIVLQTLLVPSVQLCDSTVSYEIAISGMAKSQQKEITGLESPAEQIKLMDEIPVDSIIKELLEVASGKTGDDSDNIEMINAYVHQDIPALYELILKSKEQGDNLDAFLDERNEKWIDRMAEHMDQRSVFFAVGAGHLWGEKGLINLLRLQGYTVEPLK, via the coding sequence ATGAACAAGATACTCTTCTGCACCTTTATTTTACTCAGCACCATATGCGGCGACAAGGTGTATGCCCAGTCTAAACAAGCTGATAACAGATCTTTGCTATGGAAAATAAGTGGCAAAGACATGCGCCAGCCTTCTTACCTGTTTGGTACCATACATATGATATGCAAAGAACAATTTATATGGACCAAAGCCATGGAAAAGAGCCTTGAGGCATCAGAAGAAGTATGTATGGAAATGGATATGGACGACCCGTCTATACTCATGCAGATAGCTTCGGGAATGATAGAGGGAGACGGCAAAAAACTACAAGACCACTTTACTGAAGAAGAATATAAGCTGGTAGAGAAATATTTTGCCGACAGCCTGGACATAGACATAACCATGTTTGCCGGCATGAAACCAATTGTGTTGCAAACATTGCTGGTGCCGTCTGTACAGCTTTGCGATAGTACCGTTTCTTACGAGATAGCCATATCAGGCATGGCCAAAAGTCAACAGAAAGAAATAACAGGCCTTGAAAGTCCCGCAGAGCAGATAAAGCTGATGGATGAGATACCGGTAGACAGCATTATTAAAGAACTGCTGGAGGTAGCATCCGGAAAAACCGGCGACGACTCTGACAACATCGAAATGATCAACGCATACGTTCACCAGGATATTCCTGCTCTTTACGAACTGATACTGAAGTCTAAAGAACAAGGCGATAACCTGGATGCATTCCTGGATGAAAGAAATGAAAAATGGATAGACCGTATGGCAGAGCATATGGACCAACGATCCGTATTCTTTGCGGTAGGTGCCGGTCACCTGTGGGGCGAAAAAGGCCTTATTAATTTACTAAGACTACAAGGGTATACCGTAGAGCCGCTGAAATAG
- a CDS encoding hybrid sensor histidine kinase/response regulator, whose product MDSKKKIKVLYIDDEPNNLVSFKASFRFDYNIFIANNTDEALQKLEENPDISIILSDQKMPGMTGVEFFEDIRTKYPAPIRILITGYADIDAVINAINRGHVFRYIKKPWTDVDIQSAIDEAHKFYVTTSLLALKNDELQKAYDELDKFAYSATHDMRGPILSVLGIIDLTKNAEDMAEIKEMVGMMENAMLKLDNYIQNLHDHYSIRRGELNITEVDFENTMKDMSDLYDITSRLKNVRFVKSVHQDAKFRSDDISIKIILNNLLSNAFKYQKKNNDDKFVVFEIKVENGTATITIEDNGIGIPEKNLGEVFNMFFRGSNDEIGSGFGLYNVKDALGKIHGKIEVKSKENEGTKFTVTIPSK is encoded by the coding sequence TTGGATAGTAAGAAAAAAATAAAGGTATTATATATAGACGATGAGCCTAATAACCTTGTCAGTTTCAAGGCGTCATTCCGCTTTGACTATAATATTTTCATCGCCAACAATACCGACGAAGCATTGCAAAAGCTGGAGGAAAACCCTGACATCAGCATTATCCTCAGCGACCAGAAAATGCCCGGCATGACAGGTGTCGAGTTTTTCGAAGACATTCGCACCAAATACCCTGCTCCCATCCGTATACTCATAACTGGTTATGCTGATATTGACGCGGTTATCAATGCGATAAACAGGGGGCATGTATTCAGGTATATCAAAAAGCCCTGGACGGACGTAGACATTCAGTCTGCTATCGACGAGGCTCACAAGTTCTATGTCACAACCTCTTTGCTGGCATTAAAGAATGATGAACTGCAGAAAGCGTATGATGAGCTGGATAAATTTGCCTACAGTGCCACACACGATATGCGTGGCCCTATATTGAGCGTGTTGGGTATCATAGACCTGACCAAGAATGCCGAGGATATGGCTGAGATAAAGGAAATGGTGGGTATGATGGAGAATGCAATGCTGAAACTGGATAACTATATTCAGAACCTGCACGACCACTATAGTATCAGACGCGGAGAATTGAATATTACAGAGGTGGATTTTGAGAATACGATGAAGGATATGAGTGACCTGTATGATATTACCAGCAGGCTGAAAAATGTTCGATTCGTAAAGTCAGTACACCAGGATGCAAAATTCCGGTCAGACGACATTTCTATCAAGATCATCCTTAATAATCTGTTATCAAACGCATTCAAGTATCAGAAAAAGAATAATGATGATAAATTTGTAGTATTCGAGATCAAAGTTGAGAATGGAACAGCTACTATCACGATTGAAGACAATGGTATCGGTATTCCTGAAAAGAACCTTGGAGAGGTATTCAATATGTTCTTCAGAGGGTCTAACGACGAGATAGGTTCTGGTTTTGGATTGTATAACGTTAAAGACGCCCTGGGAAAGATACACGGTAAAATAGAAGTAAAATCAAAAGAGAACGAGGGAACAAAATTTACAGTAACTATTCCAAGTAAGTAA
- a CDS encoding response regulator: MSGKINFIVIDDSKLDCFIAEKIIQNTGKAESVKVFQQATEALSYIKDTPPQADATTVVFCDIQMPVMNGFEFVENFEALSADVKANYHIYMLSSSINENDIAKVKGYSSVRHFLNKPLTNDTILAVLEEY, translated from the coding sequence ATGAGTGGAAAAATAAATTTTATAGTCATAGACGATAGTAAGCTGGACTGCTTTATTGCAGAGAAGATCATTCAGAATACAGGCAAGGCTGAATCAGTCAAGGTTTTTCAGCAAGCTACAGAAGCTTTGAGCTATATCAAAGACACGCCTCCGCAGGCAGACGCTACAACTGTTGTTTTTTGTGATATACAAATGCCTGTGATGAACGGTTTTGAATTTGTTGAGAACTTTGAAGCGTTATCTGCCGACGTTAAAGCCAACTACCATATTTACATGCTCTCATCTTCTATTAATGAGAATGACATCGCAAAAGTTAAAGGGTATTCTTCGGTAAGACATTTCCTGAATAAGCCACTGACGAATGACACTATACTAGCCGTCCTTGAAGAGTATTGA
- a CDS encoding YqgE/AlgH family protein, which translates to MDFLDLHKLTRTELLAAGKLLIAQPFLKDTTFARSVIFLCEHSAEGALGFILNHPMNVNIGDLLPDIYAPDLFVNQGGPVQLDTLHVLHRIPGDIGGTEVNKGVYWGASFDMLQTMFTSPSYPESDIRLFVGYAGWSPGQLENEMEEGSWLVADTSADIMFDTEPEKIWQRAIYSLGKDYRYLANMPADPGLN; encoded by the coding sequence ATGGATTTTCTGGATCTACATAAATTGACCCGAACGGAATTGTTGGCAGCCGGCAAACTGCTTATAGCACAGCCTTTTCTGAAAGATACCACCTTTGCCCGTTCTGTAATATTCCTTTGCGAACATAGTGCTGAAGGTGCTTTGGGATTTATTCTCAATCACCCGATGAATGTCAACATCGGCGATCTGTTGCCTGATATCTATGCACCGGATCTGTTTGTCAACCAGGGGGGACCTGTGCAGTTAGATACACTGCATGTATTACACCGCATCCCGGGTGATATCGGCGGAACTGAAGTGAATAAAGGCGTCTATTGGGGGGCTTCGTTCGATATGTTACAAACTATGTTTACCAGCCCCTCATATCCTGAATCGGATATAAGGCTCTTTGTTGGCTATGCCGGCTGGTCGCCCGGCCAGTTGGAAAACGAAATGGAAGAAGGTTCGTGGCTGGTAGCCGATACCTCTGCTGATATTATGTTTGATACCGAACCTGAAAAGATATGGCAACGGGCTATTTACTCACTTGGCAAAGATTATCGTTACCTGGCCAATATGCCCGCCGATCCCGGTCTTAATTAA
- a CDS encoding ZIP family metal transporter — translation MSLTYSLLLFAITFLGGSIPLWNKRLNDDAMQYLLAFSGAFLLSMTLLHLLPETFEEIGSKAGIFLLAGFFIQLFIQRLTHGVEHGHAHIHVHDGHKHIPITSIMLGLTIHAFMEGLPLGFNYRMDSTEPALYMAVAAHKLPEAILATSLIHESYRSKTKTVIGLFIFSMITPFSGIFANMLGMSYHFISQMVIWLIPIVAGAFIHISTTIFYESGTKSHMLTAKKILAILFGIGIGLLTLAFE, via the coding sequence ATGTCATTAACGTACAGTCTTTTACTATTTGCCATTACATTCCTCGGCGGAAGCATACCGCTATGGAACAAAAGGCTGAACGATGACGCTATGCAATACCTGCTGGCCTTTTCAGGTGCATTCCTGCTCAGCATGACCTTGTTACACTTATTACCGGAAACTTTTGAGGAAATAGGTTCAAAGGCGGGGATATTTCTTTTGGCGGGTTTTTTCATCCAGTTGTTCATACAAAGGCTGACACATGGTGTGGAACACGGACATGCTCATATACATGTGCATGATGGCCATAAGCATATCCCCATCACATCTATAATGCTGGGGTTGACAATACATGCATTTATGGAAGGTCTACCCTTGGGTTTCAATTACAGGATGGACAGCACAGAGCCTGCTTTGTATATGGCTGTTGCTGCACACAAGCTTCCCGAGGCTATTCTTGCAACCTCTCTGATACATGAAAGCTACAGGTCGAAGACAAAAACAGTTATCGGACTGTTCATATTTTCAATGATAACACCATTTTCAGGCATATTCGCTAACATGCTGGGTATGAGTTATCACTTCATCTCTCAAATGGTGATATGGCTGATACCGATAGTTGCAGGAGCATTTATACACATTTCCACTACTATATTCTACGAAAGCGGCACAAAATCGCATATGCTGACCGCTAAAAAGATACTGGCTATTTTATTCGGTATAGGCATAGGATTGCTTACATTGGCATTTGAATAA
- a CDS encoding sensor histidine kinase has translation MPKLLGESLNIYVDSAGTKSFDEVRTADLFQPSVSEVPNLGVAQYAVWIKMIVSNESNYRNFLLEIENPLLEKVTFYAPGDDGYEAKEINKDQPFRERGNTSQNFQFDMPAVSSEPTVFYLRVESNTQLLIPVKIGSPVKVANADLNKDMLSGLYFGIMLVMLLYNMFVYFSTKDRSYLYYILYIFSVALVQLNITGLGFKYLWPQHYSFEKYSLYLFPSFTAFASIAFIRSFLHTKRFAPRLHIGFWVFVIAYVVTMINAFVGDKHLSYNLLNFNALPLSLYMIGTAAYIRVKHKYRPALFFLVAWTVFLLSVMVFVVKDLGVLPYNLFTVSIIQIGSAFVVVLLSIALADSINILRKEKEESQSQALAALEENARIIREQNVILETKVNERTQELSQSNAELNKTLHDLKEAEMHLVESEKMASLGQLTAGIAHEINNPINFVTSNVKPLKRDIEMIIEMLGRVEEITVDAALPHDDKKRQIDELKEEMDYDYLKEEIEYLLKGITEGSNRTAEIVKGLRVFSRLDEDDLKIADINEGIDSTLVIVRNTLGSNIDIVKEYGNIPTIECYPGKLNQVFLNIITNGLQAITSRFKGEKGGVMTISTFYKDDQVVINIKDNGIGMDENTKKKVFEPFFTTKEVGEGTGLGMSIVYNTINKHNGKIELESVLGEGTEFVISLPAKHVTVQTQENIG, from the coding sequence GTGCCAAAGCTGTTAGGTGAGTCGTTGAATATTTATGTAGACTCGGCAGGTACGAAGTCGTTTGACGAAGTGCGAACAGCTGACCTGTTTCAGCCTTCTGTGTCAGAAGTGCCCAACCTAGGTGTTGCACAATACGCTGTCTGGATAAAAATGATCGTCTCCAACGAATCCAACTATCGCAATTTTCTGTTGGAGATCGAAAACCCCCTTCTTGAAAAAGTAACATTCTATGCTCCGGGAGACGATGGCTATGAAGCAAAAGAGATAAATAAAGATCAACCATTCAGAGAAAGGGGCAACACCAGCCAGAACTTCCAGTTCGACATGCCCGCCGTGAGTAGCGAGCCCACTGTTTTTTATTTGCGTGTTGAAAGCAATACGCAGTTGTTGATACCTGTAAAAATTGGTTCGCCTGTAAAAGTGGCTAATGCAGATCTGAATAAAGACATGCTCAGTGGCTTGTATTTTGGCATCATGCTGGTCATGCTGTTGTACAACATGTTTGTGTACTTCAGTACAAAAGACAGGAGTTACCTGTACTACATATTATACATATTCAGTGTAGCGCTGGTGCAGTTGAATATTACCGGGCTGGGTTTTAAATATCTCTGGCCACAACATTACAGCTTCGAAAAGTACAGTCTTTACCTGTTCCCCTCATTTACGGCATTTGCCTCCATTGCGTTTATACGTAGTTTTCTGCATACAAAGCGTTTTGCGCCAAGATTGCACATAGGCTTTTGGGTATTTGTGATCGCGTATGTCGTTACGATGATCAACGCATTTGTCGGTGATAAACACCTGAGCTACAATTTGCTCAATTTTAATGCTTTGCCGCTGTCGTTATACATGATCGGAACGGCGGCATACATTCGTGTAAAACACAAATACAGGCCGGCATTATTCTTCCTGGTAGCGTGGACCGTATTCTTGCTAAGTGTAATGGTATTTGTTGTCAAAGACCTCGGGGTGTTGCCTTACAACCTGTTTACGGTATCCATTATCCAGATAGGTTCAGCATTCGTGGTTGTATTGCTGTCAATAGCACTGGCTGATAGTATCAATATACTCAGGAAAGAAAAAGAAGAATCTCAAAGCCAGGCATTAGCAGCACTTGAAGAAAATGCGAGGATAATCAGGGAGCAAAACGTAATACTGGAAACTAAAGTAAATGAGCGCACCCAGGAGCTGAGCCAATCGAATGCTGAGCTGAACAAAACCCTGCATGACCTGAAAGAGGCAGAAATGCACCTGGTTGAGTCAGAAAAAATGGCCTCGCTCGGTCAGTTGACAGCGGGTATCGCGCACGAGATCAATAACCCCATCAATTTTGTGACATCGAACGTAAAGCCGCTTAAGCGAGACATTGAGATGATCATAGAAATGCTGGGCAGGGTAGAGGAAATTACGGTTGATGCTGCTTTGCCACATGATGACAAGAAAAGGCAGATAGACGAGTTGAAAGAAGAAATGGATTACGATTATCTGAAAGAAGAGATCGAGTATTTGTTAAAAGGAATCACCGAGGGGTCTAATCGTACAGCAGAGATCGTAAAAGGCCTGAGGGTTTTTTCTAGATTGGATGAGGACGACTTGAAGATCGCAGATATAAATGAGGGTATTGACTCTACACTTGTTATTGTGAGAAACACTTTAGGCTCTAATATAGATATTGTAAAAGAATATGGTAACATTCCTACTATTGAATGTTACCCGGGTAAACTCAACCAGGTATTCCTGAATATTATTACAAATGGATTGCAGGCCATTACCTCAAGGTTCAAAGGTGAAAAAGGTGGCGTGATGACCATCTCCACTTTTTATAAAGACGACCAGGTAGTGATAAACATCAAGGATAACGGTATTGGTATGGACGAGAATACTAAAAAGAAAGTATTTGAGCCCTTCTTTACCACCAAAGAGGTAGGCGAAGGTACGGGCCTGGGCATGTCAATTGTATATAACACAATAAATAAACATAACGGAAAAATAGAACTGGAATCGGTATTGGGAGAGGGAACGGAATTTGTCATAAGTCTGCCCGCAAAACATGTAACTGTTCAAACTCAGGAAAACATTGGATAG